Proteins encoded in a region of the uncultured Sunxiuqinia sp. genome:
- a CDS encoding FecR family protein, whose product MDLKRYKSYKTEELILDLSFIRLAKGEIVDGITLEQFQKYFPEKKQEIQLAITVVREIQSPKFNISSTRKDKVLNRILQQNRTQHRIIWFRNAVAAMLAIGLIAVSLVYMNKKASIVNFASTSQVQSSNTELILADGERVEIKSKEAKIEYTEDGTELSVNDTAKLEQETPTLSESFNQVNVPFGKRMSIHLSDGSIVHLNSGSRLIYPPAFDKKNREVFLVGEAYFEVSKDKTKPFVVRTDEFKVKVLGTKFAVQAFKKNYEYNALLVEGSVSLSKNSMLFSNEQILKPKEFAVLSKTKNSFNIKEVNDIENRIAWIHGYLIFKNENLTSLAEKVSRYYNIDIAVFTTNKTGSFSGKLDLKDEPERVIEGLATIFKVKYENQNGTIVFKN is encoded by the coding sequence ATGGACTTAAAGCGATATAAATCATACAAAACAGAAGAATTAATTCTAGATCTATCCTTTATAAGGTTGGCAAAAGGCGAAATTGTAGATGGAATAACCCTAGAGCAGTTTCAGAAATATTTTCCTGAAAAGAAACAAGAAATCCAGCTGGCTATCACGGTTGTAAGAGAAATTCAGTCTCCAAAATTTAATATTTCGAGTACGAGAAAAGACAAGGTGCTTAACCGAATCCTTCAACAAAATAGAACACAACATAGAATTATTTGGTTCAGAAATGCAGTTGCTGCAATGTTGGCTATTGGTTTAATTGCCGTGTCACTGGTATATATGAACAAAAAGGCGTCTATTGTTAATTTTGCATCAACCAGTCAGGTCCAGTCGTCAAATACTGAGCTCATACTCGCCGATGGAGAACGTGTTGAAATAAAAAGTAAAGAAGCAAAAATTGAATACACCGAAGATGGAACGGAGCTATCAGTTAACGACACTGCTAAACTGGAGCAAGAAACACCAACATTAAGTGAAAGTTTCAACCAGGTAAATGTTCCATTTGGAAAAAGAATGTCAATTCATCTGTCAGATGGCTCTATCGTTCACTTAAATTCAGGCTCCAGATTGATTTACCCTCCGGCATTCGACAAAAAAAATCGTGAAGTGTTCCTGGTAGGGGAAGCATACTTTGAAGTGTCTAAGGATAAAACAAAACCGTTTGTTGTGCGTACTGACGAGTTTAAAGTAAAAGTACTGGGGACAAAATTTGCTGTTCAGGCATTTAAAAAGAACTATGAATATAACGCCTTGCTGGTTGAAGGAAGTGTTAGTCTCTCGAAGAACAGCATGTTATTTTCGAATGAACAAATTCTTAAACCGAAAGAGTTTGCAGTTCTGTCAAAAACCAAAAATAGTTTCAATATCAAGGAAGTCAACGACATCGAAAATAGGATTGCCTGGATACATGGCTACCTAATCTTTAAAAATGAGAACCTTACTAGTTTAGCTGAAAAGGTATCAAGATATTACAACATTGACATTGCTGTTTTCACAACCAATAAAACCGGGTCATTCTCCGGGAAACTCGACTTAAAAGATGAGCCGGAACGGGTAATTGAAGGATTAGCAACAATTTTTAAAGTTAAATATGAAAATCAAAATGGAACCATAGTATTTAAGAACTAA
- a CDS encoding sigma-70 family RNA polymerase sigma factor, with protein MSIDSTNIKDHSEGWDLFITNGSKNAFCEIYYGYFDIMFRFGMKYTNDSQIIEDSIQNLFIYLLNNRKKLTPVKNLKSYLLKSFRNQLIKDLKKQKSLVTLEQIIESQVEYFSSTEQTIIENEELNKRKAILRKCMGELKPKQQELIHLRFDCEMSYQEIADILEINVDACYKSIYRLIKLIKSEVVKAKGINKDFFFWFIFQLESSMR; from the coding sequence TTGTCAATAGATAGCACAAATATTAAAGATCATTCAGAAGGCTGGGATTTATTTATTACAAATGGATCTAAAAATGCATTTTGTGAAATTTATTATGGGTATTTCGACATAATGTTTCGTTTTGGAATGAAATACACGAATGATAGTCAGATCATAGAAGATTCCATTCAGAATTTATTTATCTATTTGTTGAATAACAGGAAGAAACTCACCCCTGTGAAAAATTTGAAAAGCTATTTGCTGAAATCCTTCCGAAATCAATTGATAAAAGATTTAAAAAAACAAAAAAGCTTGGTTACTCTAGAGCAAATTATTGAATCACAAGTAGAATATTTCAGTAGCACGGAGCAAACCATTATTGAAAACGAAGAGTTAAATAAAAGAAAAGCTATTTTAAGAAAATGTATGGGTGAATTGAAACCCAAACAGCAGGAATTAATCCACCTTCGTTTTGATTGCGAAATGAGCTACCAAGAAATAGCTGACATTTTAGAAATAAATGTTGACGCATGTTACAAATCGATTTATCGGTTGATAAAGTTAATCAAATCAGAAGTCGTAAAAGCTAAAGGTATAAATAAAGATTTCTTTTTTTGGTTCATATTTCAACTCGAAAGCAGTATGCGCTAA
- a CDS encoding RNA polymerase sigma-70 factor codes for MFEDKSDLLKGLKSKDLKAYEMIFFKYHGRLVMFASKFTHDLEIAQDIVQDAFLTLWEKADLLTINDSPKSYLFQMVKNRALNHKRHVSVKNSAKDKLIAEMQELEKSAYISMENPLYSLLESELEEKVDQIIQSLPDKCQQVFVMSRKQHLKNKEIALELDISVKMVEKHISKSLKVLRTELAEYIGVVLYFIFNNL; via the coding sequence ATGTTCGAGGATAAGAGTGATTTGCTTAAGGGTTTGAAAAGTAAAGATTTGAAGGCCTATGAAATGATATTTTTTAAATATCATGGACGGCTGGTTATGTTTGCTAGTAAGTTTACCCACGATCTGGAAATTGCTCAGGATATCGTTCAGGACGCTTTTTTAACGCTATGGGAAAAAGCTGATTTGCTCACGATCAATGATTCTCCGAAGTCCTACCTGTTCCAGATGGTTAAAAACCGGGCTCTAAATCATAAAAGGCATGTAAGCGTGAAAAATTCGGCAAAGGACAAGTTGATTGCCGAAATGCAAGAATTGGAGAAAAGTGCATACATCAGTATGGAAAATCCATTGTACAGCCTGCTGGAATCTGAACTTGAAGAAAAAGTTGATCAGATTATTCAGAGTTTGCCTGATAAGTGTCAACAAGTTTTTGTAATGAGTAGAAAACAGCATCTAAAAAATAAAGAAATCGCGCTAGAGCTGGATATATCTGTAAAGATGGTCGAGAAACATATTTCTAAATCACTCAAAGTCCTTAGAACTGAACTAGCCGAGTATATAGGGGTTGTTCTATACTTCATTTTCAATAATTTATAA